Sequence from the Temnothorax longispinosus isolate EJ_2023e chromosome 6, Tlon_JGU_v1, whole genome shotgun sequence genome:
ttcCCACTCTTCAGAAtacgtgcacaaacaataatGTACcgttgaaattgagattgaaagcctgtaaaaaaaatgtgggcTTCGAAGAAatcgtgtaaaatattttccacaaaaatatacacgcaggctgatgtcatttcgttagacaaagacagatagaggaaaaacaaaattagaaatgttgacattaaaGTTTGCGGAACAGATGTATATTTGCCCCACGCATGACTTTCTCGAGGCTgtaactcgaaaagtacttTGAATTTCGgcctaaaattttaaaaggatATTCTCAGATAGTGCTACTATCGATTAAGACAACTTCTGGAAATTCGATTTTTTAGACCCTATAAACCAGGTTTTCCCCCTTAAGATATCAACCTGAAATTGAGCACATAACGTATATTCCAGAAAGgtgataaaagaataaaagtgttaaaagatagtaaaattaagaaaaagttGAAGGAGGGCATAGCGCAACTGAATCAATCGGAGGTACGTTAGAACCGtaacaaattgtaaaaactttattagaCGAGAATTTATACTATCGCTGCAAATATTCTCTTCATTTACAACTTTATGTTAACTTTTCAGATATCTTCATCAGATGACATCTCAAAAGATTCTAAAGTGAGTAGCAAATTGTAATTGTTAtcaacttattgttagttcaAACAGAACCTCCTTTCATCAAATCATGTTTTCTGTAGATTTCGGACAGTGTTGCGACACCCCATACAGCGTCTCCGATAAAAAGCGTTGAACTGTCGTCAAATAATTCGTTTACGACAGATGAATACCcggaaaaatttcaagttttaaaGTCCCCTTTGGTTGAGGTTTCCTTGGATGGTTCATTAATGCTACCTCCGAACAGTGAATCTCAAACAAAAGATGCGACTCCGTCGAATAAGGCatcaaattttgataaattggtCCCTCCTCCGTCGGAGCCGGAGCCGGAATCTGCCGGGCTTTCAAGCGTGACTCACTCAGGTTTATCGAAttcgaataataataacaaggTGTGAAGGCAGAATTactatctatttttatctactATGAAGTTATTGAGTCACAATTTGCAATgtcctttaaaaaaatctattatatcCTCAGCATGCAAAACATtctaaaaagaagaaatcgcATCTTACAAAGAAGCACGCCCGTAAAACAAGCCCGTAAAACAAGCGTAAGTGAATGCAACTGAGAAGAAACCCTTGAAATTGTAGAAACTTGCTACTGTTTTATCATAACACATTTTCCATCATCATAAAACTTCTTAATAAAGCGGAAagttatgaggaagcaatatgcAAATATCTGAGTTGGTGCAGGggtttctttcttcatttgtGTCTTATTCTGAATACTGTTAGATGaggataaaaatgtatatatcagaaataaaaaaatattgtatttataggATAAATCGCGCTCAAagaagatagaaaaagaaatagaaaaagtgAATATTGCTGATTGCCTGCAAAAGCTAAatgaaaaagttgaaaaactAACGAATAAATTTGAAGAATCGGAACAGTCACGTAAAAAATTTGAAGCATCAGTATTGAAATCCCTCAGCACGATAGAGAGCAACTGGAAGCAGCTACAGAGTAAGTACTTTTTGTTACACGATAATGGTGAATATTCCAGTCTCCATCcatgctattaaaaaaaaatatattactaaaaatatatggataacAATGGCTTTGAGAGTCTCGAACACGGTTGTTAATgcgtgttaataaaaatattttaattttgtgatgatgtcattaaaaatgtcattaaaaaagtatttctaattgtgaaaaaactttcagtcataatatttttgtcgttaaAGGTATTTTTAAACGTCCTGATTTATTAGGTCAATGAAAGTAGTTTACTTCCAAAATTGTGAAACAAAATTCTTTGTACATGACTCCgtgttattacataaataaatatgtataaaagtaggggagaccggggctaaaccgCCAACGGGGTTGAACCGccaaatcaaatatctcggaacctggtatattgtgcgaactcgctattaacattgtaaacgctgcttatggtacccatgtgaccaacggagtttcggcaggttacctgccgtgttatgatttttacgagggcaaacgtgttttcgtggtgaaaagtgaaattttctgcgcgtggaaattttgtaatatctgcaataatatttgctttcCAAATCTTGaggtacgtgattataaatGCATGCtgattataaagagtaatgcatgctgaacacgaatccagtgtagatttctattatttcatGGGCGATCAAACTTGAAACTGATTTAtcccgggggggggggtggcgGTTCAACCCcggcatttttgagatttcaatttttccaccGTTGTCGTTTTTGGTCTATACTAGTTAAACAAAGCaacatagataaaaatttcctatataaattttgtagctaaagGTTTACTCTTTACAGTGGTGTAccacatttaactaaaattatttattttgttgttaaaaattggcaCCGAAAAAAAACTGGCGGTTTAGCCCCGGCCTCccctaatttaaaaaattacaggTGCTCGTACAGCAGCAGGCGACAATAACGAAAACGTACATCTCGAAGACATCAATAAACCTCCGCTCCCGGGATTTATCCGTAAAGATGGCAATGAAGAAAAGGTAAGCCAAAGTATATTGAATTAACAGTTTGGTTGAATAATGTAGTTAGGCTGCAAATGTCATTTCCGCATTAACATGTGGTTTACATTCGCTTCTCTTCAAAATGCCAAcgcatttttgcaaaaaaagaatattctgaaACTGCTATCTTTCGCATGCTCTTAACTTCCGGCTGCTTCATGTCAGCCTATGAAAAGAAGTTTATTACATGgtgttttaaagaatttattttgaaaataacagGTACACTGTGGCCAGAATATTTGGATAAGTAAAATGACCTATGACTGCCGTGTTTAATGCACGTTCAGACGGGATGTTCGTAAAAAATATGGCTCTCGCTATTTTTGGGGATAAGGAACTGAAAGAATCGAGCGTAACAGGTGCACCATCCAATCGCACCAAGAGTGATCCGAAGCCCTCGCTGAATCCCACAAAGGCACTTGCTGTTCGCGGTAAGtatccatttttatattgcattaataatcaagttaaattaatcgttcATCTCTACGTGACATCGGCTTAGGGGAGCACTTTTTATTGACTTGtagtcttaaaaattaatgatgcCACGAAACTTTTGTGGaagcaataaaagaaaagttgcCAAATGTTCGGAaacaaattacttttttaattaatatatttacacgggctttttatatatttatatatttacacggacgtttaaaatattggattactatcttttctaaaaaggagatgtgaagtttattgttgtcgcttttccgcgatgccgattggttctcttgctgcgcttacttcatttgcagctgtcattgtatattttgacagttgtgtatAATAGGGTTAATAGTGAaatgttaaagataaatagcgcgcgtgtagcgcgcgtctgtagtgtctagtgtATTCAAATAACGGGTAGAaaagtcatttttttaaacaccacCGAACAACCACTCTCGTGTGATTTCCATAGCGCTATTTTTGTGTCGTACTCACGCGATCACGTATTTTTTAGCCTTTTCTTAGGGTGACCTGCATGTAGGTCACACCCCAAATCGTTAATCCAATGTTTTAAAaggcatatatttttcttgaaaaattttaaacatgatTGATGCACTTCGTAAAATTTAGCGTTTACCCCAAGATATATACCctccaaaaaataatttaattatactttttgttACTGTCGGTTGGTGTTCCATATGATATAACCTTCAtagaagtaaatatattttacagatatattCAGGTACTTTTTGGAGTTATATCGTCGCTATGATAAGGACAAGATTGAAGAGTTGGTAGGGGATTACCAAACGTTTATAAGACAAAAAATCTCTGACATGAACAGAGTCACAAAACGCGTCGTGAAGACGACAAGTAAGttaatagatttataattttttgtagacaAGAATAGGACGAGCTAACCACGACTTACTCCCAAGGCATGATTTAAGCCTATTCTACAATTGCATAAACGTAGGGTTGTAGGATTAGGAGTGGTAGTAGTCGTGGATGTTGTACAACGGATCAATCTACAATAGAGTAAAGATACGTTATAAACTTGATTACAGCAACCTGCAAACAGAGTGCAGTTTTTTGTTCCAAATTTGGAGCAGTACTTTCTTCGATAAAAAcggtaaaaacaaaaaacactacaataaaaaaaagaatttccaACTTGAGATCTTGAGAGTTGTTTTCACGTGtatttcgataaaaagaaTGATGGCGGCGTGGTCACGTGAATAACAGCACTCTGGTTAGTTGGCTCATATGTTTACATCTGGCGTAGTCGTGAAAGATGAAGTTCAACCATCTTCCACAACACGCTCTACAACCGGAAGTACCGCTTTACAACCACGCCTTACAAAACTCTTACAACTATTTACGACCACGTTTATGCAATTGTAGAATAGCCTTTATTTCCAgtaaaaatttagtttgataaacattttaaattttgaaaacaataggggtattcaaataagttaaagtttaacggtttgacaggttatgtcgggttaaagttgagtaaaaagttaattaattaactttgggcgcgttactctttaaggttatgcaaaatacataagtgactcattaacctatcacattaatctttgggttaaaagtgtaaaaattaactttttactcgactttaacccgacataacctgtcaaaccgttaaactctaacttatttaaatacccctaatataaaaagtaagttaaaggCTTATGTGTGTTGTAGACAAAAAAGGACCAAAAAATAAGAGCGCACCTCCAGATAACTGTGACAAAAATCgtagcaacagcaacagcagcagcagcagcagcagcagcagtagcAGTTCTCCTTATAAAAATGTGCCCTTCATtgccattaaaaaatgccattgaattcccattgttccagacgcaatggaaatgaaggcattttttccaaagataaaaagttccacacaaaatcccattggtattgctaTTGGTATTGCCACTGGTTTTGCCGTtggtattgccattggtattgccattagcattgccattggtattaacactggcaataccaatgggattttgtgtggaaatttttatctttggcaaaaatgcctttatttccattgcgtctgaaacaataagaattcaatggcattttaataaatggtactattttgtctttaatataaatgccttcatttcccATTGCCTTTGGTTCAACGGACAATCTAATAGGAGCTCTTGCCTTAGGCGACTAGCGCCTGAAAATATCTGCCTCGGTgtcccgtagggggtctcATACATATACCAGTCCGTCCCAAACCTTGAATTTGAGAGAATGCATgaacgatgcgacgcctagcgccGTCgatgcgaactgccggtaatacagttaccgcgcgggcgtgatGATGATGCAGCATGTACATACCACTGGTGGCGCGAACCGCCACATTTACCATTGACGAATTTCCATTACAATTCACACTAAACAAATTAGCTGAAGGTAGAAAAAttccatacaaattttatccttcatgagtcattggcagtttccattacgcctgtatggaaaaggttgtcattcgaatcttgccattgtgtttccattcatcttattgccactcaatattttccattaacttttccatataattcgcattgcaagTTCCATACACAAGTTTTAACCTTCATAAGCCATTagcagtttccattacgcctgtatggaaaaagttgtcattcgaatcttgccattgcgtttccattcatcttattgccactcaatattttccattaacttttccatataattcgcattgcaacTGTAGGGCAACCATACATTCCCACTGACCGCCATTGAGCACTCAAGGGCACATTTTTATAGCAGTGACAACAGCGATGACAACAGCGATGACTGATTTGTCATTTTCCcctttttccctctttttcccctttttctaTATtggtagaatatatatattctacctatatagaaatttaatcgcggttatacagggtgtccgaaaaatcgcctactccacttcgggaggtgattcgggacccaaaaacaagcaaaaaagttcatacaaacataggtccggaaatgagccgtttccgagttatagccacttttatgttcaaaaatcgaaaatttttattttcaattttttaaaattacaattaccaaattctctcaagtttctgtctacatttcgaaaagacgctattcccggtacatctcgatttggaaaagactggatgtataatcttcttgcctcggcagcattactttgagcaagaccatacataagatgcatatcagctaattcattaaaacttacacgatccattgatgaatacggaaagattagatacaacctaaaagtaaggtgttgttaaataataatttgaaacttattgaaaagccgtgatttacttactgattttgaataggcgtgaaaacTACTGATTTCAAgcagccgtgaaaacaactgattttgaatagccgtgaaaacaactgattttgaatagccgtgaaaacaactgatttcaagtagccgtgaaaacaactgatttcttttaaaaataatgtaatcgtatttacaaatattgaaaaattgaaaaaaaataaaaaaattaaaattaaaaaaattaaaaatatttaaaaataaaaatttttaatttaagaaataattaagaaagagggatgccaagcggattctaaattacgatttttgaacataaaaatggctataactcggaaacggctcatttccggacctatgtttgtataaacttttttgcttgtttttgggtcccgaatcacctcccaaagtggagtaggcgatttttcggacaccctgtatatacgaTATATCGTATAATAAAGATGATCATTCGAGATATCATTTGATATTGTTATACGATACTATTTGTCCCAcgttacatttcttttttttttttaccgataaTATATCGTACTCACATTTTTTTACTGCTGTGTACTCGGACTTGCCGCTATCATCGGTTACgcttttttataagatttgtgtttcattattatttcgcTGAACTAATCGAACTTCGTGAGCGGCTGTCAtagcatattttgacagttgtgtgtaatattaaagctaaatagcgcgcgcgaagcgcgcgtctgtgatgtctagtgaaaataaaaaaaaaacgcttgCTCAGTTATAATACGCTAATCATtgtctaaaatattaaaagaattatttttttagctgAAGCGTTTGCTGAAAAACGATAACAATTTTGCGCGATAACAGTGTCGAAAAGAGCTGTATTATTTTGCTTCAGTTTGACTCGGTTCAGTGACGTTTTAGAGAATACGCGCCCCTTTAATTCGAACGAGCGGAAATATCTTGTTGCTCCTCGAGATACATTGTCAGTGATCAAGCGCAAATTAATTCCGTTAATCGTTAGCACGCTATTTACTGTGCTATACCGCATATATTGACCTTCAGCGTTGATTACTTGATGTCATGATGATTATGTGCTTTACGGAAAATATCAATTGTAAATGCCTACTTGCTTATTAATAGAAACTGTTGACACGTCCATCGCATCACGACGCACGAgtgctttaataaataataatgtgaatACGTGGATACCATAATGTAAATTGAGCAATAAAGAAGCGATTCTGGTCGGTTTTCTCGCGATCATAAAGTGTCCCAAGGTCGCATTATAACAGCTGCGATTCAGTTCTCTTATGTAAGCGAGATTTGACTTTGAagaatgcaaaataattcGAATCTAAATCGCCGtgagtttatttttaagtttagtaaaaagtattacatataaaagtttcgaGTCATGTTATCCTCGCAAattatctgtaatttttatgCGCTTTTTTACGATGTCTGCAAAAATCGTACTTTTGATCGTACTTTTTCGACTCGGAGTCGGGTCGAGTCAGCAAATCGAATACGCTATAAGTGattttcgtataaaaattattaaatgtatttgacaatttaacaatttatttatcacgatagaataaatagatattacaaaatcattaaacagtaatgcgtatttatttaaaaattattataatattgttaaaaattataagtattaattttaatatacttatttgatgtaaaaactgtttataattagaaagtaattattttttaatttttaaaatatcgataattttgtttatttctataacgtattttttacttgGTTTCACGTTTACAACGTTTGTTTACAACGATTGAAAACATTCTCGTCCTAAAGTAACTGCATCGGAAAAATCCAATGTAAACTAATACTTAATTAACCCGTATTTACTGATACAAACTAGAGTGAGGTTTTCACAAAGCACAAATGCATACCGATAGGtgcagataaaaaattgtttgtaaaTACGGATAAATCGTCGAATGACTAATTTTCGACCCAAGAATCCATATAGCGACCGATTGAAGGCAGTTTCATCTAGAAAAGTGACTGCATTGGAAAAATCCGATGTAAACAGACACTTATTTAACCGTATTTACTGATAAGAATCGAAGCCTTGTATTGAGGTCGAACTTTTCACAATACGAATATGTGCATATAAAAAGTACTTTGCAGATACGGATTCACACGCTCTTTGAACCAaagatactttttaaatttgacaGTCCATATACAGAATGATTGCTGCCGAAATCTGATTAAAACATATACGTTCCTctataatctctatatattgATCGTGTTGTAAGTCCTGATAAAATCCTAGCTTGTAAGTGCAAGTTTATTCCGATTgagttcaataaaaaatttaaatcttaagGTATGTGCAATTGCTGATTAAAAACGATCaagtcattaaaattatttgcaattgcAGATAAAAGACGACCAAAGTTTGAAGAATATCTGCAATCTCAGATTGACCTGCGCCGAGTCTCTTTGGAGTTCTATCTGTTTGTATCAGTTGTgatagatacatataaaatttgattgaatCAACAAATTCCAAAAATCATCAATTCTATCAGAAGTTATGAGAGATTCCAAGGACAAAAACACATTATTTTcagatagaatatattttttttatcagtttcTATCGGTTCTTTGCAACAGGGTTATTCCTTCTGAAGATCCTATTCTTGTCgaagttaaaaagtatttacatatgttaGAATCTATTATCGAAGATCCTCTACAATGgtggaataaaataaagtttgtaaCGATGCGTCTTTCAAAGCATCGTTCCCGCGCACCacccgccggatgccgcccgaacgaatttttaatcattcgaaacgcaccgtgtgcgcgggaaaCCCGCCGCACCGGTGTCTTCccgcacgacgccgacgagcgccgaagcgagccgatccccgccgaagcgagcgcacgggatcgcgccgctcccacCACCACGCCATTCGCCTGATgatcggcctccctcctgccaagctcgccgcgccgagcggtaTAAAAAGCCGGCGCGCTCGACGAGACGGCACTTCGTCTCTACCACGGCTCTCCGCCACTCCTGACTAAGCCTACCTTCCCGATCCGAGGACGACACGCAAAAACGAGGTCCAGCGTTTGGGCCTCTACTGAGGGTTCTCAGAGTGTCCCCGAGCTCCATCACATCCACCCCGACGGCCACGGCACCGCGCGGTCGAGCGTGCTCGTCCTCGCAGCGAGGGTTCTCGCGACCGTAACCCCGGGATTCCGCAATTCCGCAATTCCGTTGTACATATCGCGCTCACGCCCACGTTATCAGCCTTCCAATATTCCAGATACCACGTCGAGTGCGCATGCACTCCCGTCATTGTAAACGCCGCGTCCAGTTGAAGACCCGCGTTCCGATATTCCGTATACCGCGTCGAGTGCACCGGCACTACCGACcactgtaatataccgcgtcccGTTATTCTTTATGTGTAATACCGAATCCCGAGTTGAATCATTGTAAACGCCGCGGCCAGTTGAAGACCCGCGTTCCGATATTCCGTATACCGCGTCGAGTGCACCGGCACTACCGATCGCTGTttatataccgcgttccgttcgTCCGTCCTACCGcccgagtgcacatgcactaccgaTTCTTGTAAATACCGCGTCTAGTTGTAGACCCGCGTTCCGATATTCCAGATACCACgtcgagtgcacatgcactccCGTCATTGTAAACGCCGCGTCCAGTTGAAGACCCGCGTTCCGATATTCCGTATACCGCGTCGAGTGCACCGGCACTACCGACcactgtaatataccgcgtcccGTTATTCTTTGTGTGTAATACCGAATCCCGAGTTGAATAAAGTGAATGTTACTGGTACGTTGCAAATtgattattgtctctgggcctttcaGTCGAACTCCCGATCCGGCGAACTAGTCCGCGTTCGACGAcaaagtcaggccgttacaaGTTGTCACTGccgaatttgtacaaattggtATGCTGCATTTATGCCATACCAATTACAAGTTCAGCATCTGAACGCGCGTTTTCTTCTGCAAGGAAAACGGTTGCTTATCACAGAAAAACATTCTTCGTTAAAAccatcaaaatctaataaaatattatttatttacgataatttcaaattaataaaagatatgtatttaaagtcagtaaaataagttttacattaaatataagttatattattcatattatttatacaacttaatatgtgaagaaatgtttaataagtaagagagaaagaagtctGATATCTAATGGTTATACaatgaattacattttatttttgttacgtatGATGGTcaggaataacattttaaattaaattttattttcttttgtgaaaaaaaaacattagtAATCCTAATAAAGTGatcgtattttgaaaacaagtgctgagtatttattgtttgctaTTTTTGTTCATACCGATAAATTATCATCCGCCAATTCCGCCGCCgctgaaagagaaaattattattataaaaatatattgtatatatatcatcTGTTTCTATATAATCCATATTTGTAACTTCGTAATTAAAGCGATATTCACAATACGTGTGCACACGCAAAGctctttcttcaaataaacAATCACAACAATTCACTACCATTTACTATTGCGCTGCTCATAGAGCCTGTAAACGCTAACGCTATTAAGGGGTAACGCCACCCCTGAGACCCTAAAGTTATATCTAAGTTTGGGAATTTTTTGTGGGCAAATGAatagctttatttaaaaaaaacataaaccCCTTTattgtacacatatatttaactataaaaaaaaattttttattagtcatAATTGTTCAAAATGGCGGCGTACTGGCACACTTCCGCAATCGACTTTTTCCGAAGATGTGATTTTGCGTGCAAGATTTCTCTGAGATGGTTTAATTGCTCttgtaaaattcgtaatttattgcatatccccgcagggttcgcaatctactaccaatactACCCTtttcctctcactttaaccctttggaccaacggcttaacgtctctttccgaaaaacggagcccagttttctccgcacaagagcctatcttgcacggaggggcgcagctatcggaaaaacattccatgcttcatggctctagtggactcgaacctggttcctcagattacgagtctggcgctctaccactagaccacactgccgcccgaGATGGTTTACcctagaataaaaataagaaaatttttatgttttatattgatTGAAGTTGGGAGGTACGAAgccgttttaaaaaatatccattttttttcaaaatggcagctatttttagaaaaagtacattttttggtcgaaaatttgatttaaaaaattgtgattgTGTTTAAagttgagagaaaaaaaaagaaagagagagaagttgTGTCGGTGCGACCATTTGGCATTTGTAATATGATAGGTCAGGCCGCGCGTTCTGCGTAGGCCGGTGTGAATGCGCGCAATAGGCGCCGACCGCGTTGCGTTCCAGGCGGCCCGGCGTAGGGCGTTCGAGCGCGTGCGTGAGCATGTTGGGAGGGGCGCGCAGCCCGGGCGAGCGAGCATTCGTCTCCCGACCGTCTAACAATACACACCCGTTGTATTCGGCTTTCAAATAACGTACTTAATTGCGTCATTCCTTTCGAAGTGAACATTATAATCGAGTCGTGGACTGATCGAGATCTGTTTCTCGGTGTGAAACTACCAACGTATCTGTTTATCGTCTATACGGCGTATTTGAGAGGCGACGATCATCGCAGAAAGGACACGAGCCATGTTGGAATGTTCCGGCGACGCTTCCAGACACGAGGAAAGCA
This genomic interval carries:
- the LOC139814518 gene encoding uncharacterized protein isoform X1 gives rise to the protein MRKSIPLYLYHDPAGLEDRHCRVGVARDDIPRRPAAELAEFATMENKNKKDGSKEKESFCFERDTEEKREQINSYKKTSQQQGDLLKKRKRHREEDNEEEKGNKKGDKRIKVLKDSKIKKKLKEGIAQLNQSEISSSDDISKDSKISDSVATPHTASPIKSVELSSNNSFTTDEYPEKFQVLKSPLVEVSLDGSLMLPPNSESQTKDATPSNKASNFDKLVPPPSEPEPESAGLSSVTHSGLSNSNNNNKHAKHSKKKKSHLTKKHARKTSP
- the LOC139814518 gene encoding uncharacterized protein isoform X2, coding for MYFEVVLNKTRSVIFNNTKMDLILHTHKNNLWQATMENKNKKDGSKEKESFCFERDTEEKREQINSYKKTSQQQGDLLKKRKRHREEDNEEEKGNKKGDKRIKVLKDSKIKKKLKEGIAQLNQSEISSSDDISKDSKISDSVATPHTASPIKSVELSSNNSFTTDEYPEKFQVLKSPLVEVSLDGSLMLPPNSESQTKDATPSNKASNFDKLVPPPSEPEPESAGLSSVTHSGLSNSNNNNKHAKHSKKKKSHLTKKHARKTSP